One Malassezia vespertilionis chromosome 6, complete sequence genomic window, GATACGCTGAATAGCAACAACAACGCATCCGAATTGTCCCCAAGCAGTTCCGTCCTCGCATTGCCAAAAATACGCAGCAGTTCCGTGAGGATAATGGGCCAAAATCCAACCAAGTGCTGCGAAGAAAAGCGGCACAAAAGCACGCGCATACACAAATATATTTCTGCCTGCACCAAATCGGGTGCATTCGAGCGCAAGATATCCACGACTTTCTCTTGCATCAAGGGGAGCTGGGCCAAATACGCATTCTTTTCCCCAGCGTAGATCGAATAAGATAGCCGACGGATACCTGTAATGCGTGCAATCAAGTCATTTTCGCGGCTCACGAAAAGATTCGCAGATGGCGCGTTGGCAATACGCGAAATCACATCTTCTAGCCGTTCGCGGTCCACTGTATACAGTGCAGTAAAAATAGCAGTCCATTGCTCGCCCTCTTGTGGAGCGAGCGAGAAAAATTTCGCATCGTAAAAAACGTCCACGACGAGAGAGCGCCATGTCTTCAACGTTCCAGGAACGCGCGTTATGCTTTTAAGCAGATCCAAGACAAGATCTGGAATTTCCAGCGTtcgtgcgcgtgcacggAGGCTCGGCGTGACGATGTAATAGACCAGGCTTGTGCACAATGCAGCAGTTTTGTCTAGGTCAATGGCCAAGGTAGCGAGCGCCGGGACAGCCGTAGCCGCAAAAAATGAGACGACAGTAGTCGACAACGGCACTGCCGACGGATCGGCAGAGATATCGTCCGCACCGTGGGTCGAGCACGCTTCGCTGTCTTTGCCCCTGTGCAGTGACGAAGTCACATCCAACGCCCGTGAGTAGAGCGAAACCACCATTTCACACACCCGTACAAATGTGTCTTGAATATCGCGTTTAGTGCGTCGTTCTTCGAATGCGCGTGTCAGCGAAAGGGTCACAGCAGCAGAGGTTACGATGCGCAATGTGTGGTACATTAAATTTTTGTTCGCTGCATTGGTCGTCATCACATTCTTGGCAAGGAGCGCTAGCACCGGCCAAATATGCACGACTGTCTCGCCATCCCTGGACTGCAAAAACATCTCCAAAAAGCGGAACAAGACTGCGTCACTGACCAGCACAGCTCCGCCTGTGCCACGTTTTCGGTCGCTCCCACTGGGTGAAACGTGCATGGTAATGATGTCGCACAGCGACGACACAATCACTTGTGGGCTCTCTGCAAGGCACTCGAGTAGTGCTATTGTCTCGCTCATGACAATAGACGACACAGGCTCCTGTGCATCCCACGATCGTTTCCACCAGTTGGCAACCACGGCCTCGGTGACGGAAGCCATGCGCAGTCGATAAAGTTGGCGCAGAGTCAACGTGGTTTGTGCATGCGCGTCTGGAAAATGCAGGCGGGGCTTGGGTCCTCGACCGCTAGTCCAGGCATACTCCAACGTTTGAATAGCAAGTGCGGTGGTACGCAAAACGGGGTGAATGGGCGTGTTTGTTTGCATGCTGCTGACACTGGGCGTGGGAGAATCTGAGGCAAAAACACTGGAGATATTGCCAAGCAAACCAAGGGACTGGGCGGGTTCTGTATCCAAAGCACGCTCCAAATCCACCATGTGCCGACTCGACATGGCctggtgcagcgcatgctccagGAGACGCACCATATGCACGATTTCCTGTTCTGTAGAAGGAATCCGCTGCACTTCCGAGCTTGCTTTTGTGGAAAAGGCCAATGTCGTTTTCACCAATGCCGTTAGGGAGTGGGAAAGTAAGTCGCACAATGCCACACAGAGGGGAAGAATGAATTCATTCACTGCTTCGCGCGTGTATGACAGCATGTTGTGGGCAAAGTCAATCCATACAAGGAATGTAGTGCAGCTCGGTGCACTGGTaacgccgcgccgcacaatcTCAGCAAAGAGAGCACTGGTCTCGTCGTCCAACACCCCACCGGATtgggcgctggcgcagcgggTCTGAACAGCTTCAAGGAGCGTTGAAAGCGCagcgatttgcgcgctttcATCCTGCCGATGCATTACCACAAGCATGACATCAATCAGCTTAGCTTGTATGTTGGAAAGCCACGTAGGGTCCTGCTGTCCATAGAGGATCAGGTAATGAAAGAGATCCAATGCGATGCATTGTGTCGCTGCATTGGCTGGGTACCACAAGACTTGTTCCTTGgggtgtgcagcgtgcagaaGAAAAAACAAAACATCTTTGAGCACGTCGAGGAATGAGCCCGACGAGGCAATAAAAGTTCCTTTTCCATTCTCGCCCTTTGCTTCATACGGAATCTTTCGAGTGGCGTCGAAGATTTGCTGCTTCCCTTCTGCAAACAAGGCAGATACAATAGCCAGGTAGTAGTTGAGCAAATCCTGGTCGAATGGTGCTTCATACCTGTACACGACAACTTCCTGGCTCGCCATGGCAATCGTAGTAGAGTTTCTCTTAGCTTTGGTCTCCATCACCTTGTCCATGAGCATGACAAGTAGCGTGTCGAAGGAGCCTAAATAGATGCGTAGCCATGTAAAGCCAGCATTGCGTTCCTGTCGATCCTTTgagcacagcgcgtcgagaATTAAAAACAAGGGCCGCGCGAGTTGCTTCGCCCGCGTCATTTTGTTGCTGCGTTGCCAAAGCGTGCCAACGACGGACATTGTCTGCGCGCGTGTGTTTGGATCAGAAAGTTGTGCACAGAGAATGTCCGTGGCAAAATCGCTTGGGACTTGTTCTTTAAGCACCCAATACAGTTCTGCTGCTTCGACATGATTCGCACAGTGCTCTGGTTGAAGCGCCGTGAGCAATGGGTGAAATATGGCCTCGAAATCTGCAGCGTTTGCAAATGTAAACTTGCCAGGTATCAATGCGCTGTTTGTCATGTGCAAAGCAATGCCAAGCAGTAATGCGTATGCTTCAAAAGTGGGGGGATTTGCGAGGTACTCGAATACGGACTTGTTCCACCCCGCCACGTCCAGCGTATCGTCGAGCGATTCTGCTTCGAGCGTGTTATTGGCAAGGTCCACGTAGGCttccgcacgcgcagcgtccaaGCTGTGGAGAATGCGGAGCACGAGTAAAAAGCACTGCACAGAAATGGCGTCTTGCTCCATCGCTGGGGCATTGTGCAGTCCCACGTCCATCAACGCGCGCACCAATGCCGTACATTGGCGGCGAGATTGCAGTGTCGATGCAGCTTCCAATGCATGACCTTCTTCATAAACAGCCGTagcagcagcgcccaaTGCTGCATCGTTATTTGCTCCCGACTGTACAAATGCGTGTGGATCCAAATTGGAATGGATCACGTCGAAAAGACGCAGTATGTCCATTGCCTTGTCTTGCATGATACTCTTTTTCGCTAAGCCTTGACGCAAGATCTCAGCCAAGGCAAGGTAGAGGATGGGAAGATGCACCGTCCTTGTTTCTTCGTCGTGTAGCCCAAACGTATGCAGCATACGATCCAGTAACTGCACTGCCGATCCATGCTGCTCGACCACAGCATTGGGTCtgtgctcgagctcggccCGCATCGCTGAAAAGAGCTGCTGGTACAGAATGTAGGTGTCCACGGCTTCGAATAGCGTTTGTGCGGTGGGATAAAGGTCATGGTTCTCGCGCAAATCATTATTATGCAACAGCGCATAAAACACATCAAgggccatggcgcgcaataGCGGCTGCCCGAGCGCACTCTTGTCCAAAAAGGAGACAAAAATGCGGTAGGGTCGTTGCAGCATGACAGGATCAGTGTCGTATGCATGCATTCCGCGCAACAGTGCAGTCTTCACGAGCTGCAAAGCGTGCTTTGCAAAATACGCCTGCTGCTTGTCTTCCGCCTCGTCCGCCCCCAACAGCCACGCGTAGAGCCGCCTGTTGAGGCTGATATCGCGACGTAGCACAGCGCCGATCGCAGCATCCATTAGTAACACACGGTCCGCACTCTCAATTTCCTCCGCAAATGGGACGGAAGATAAAGGAAAATGCTGTACCAAGAAATCCAGtgcgttgcggcgcaccaaGAGAGAATCATCGCCCAAGGTATGTGAAAACGCACGCGCTAGCAGACCGGGGTTCAGGGCTGTGAGCGATACACCTTGCGCAAAGTCAATGTCCTCCGTCTCCTGGGTTGTATCGTCAAGGTCCGTGTCCAAGCTTTGCTCGTGTTCCTCTTGCGACAAGACACGCAGTTTAGGCATGTATCGGGCTAGGTAGTGCAATGCACTTAGTCGGATTGACGGCGTGGAGATCTGAGCAATCCACATGGTTTGCAAGAAAAATGCCTGCCCGACCGAGTTTGCGATTTGGTGCAGCAGCGATTCGACGCGGTCAAACGACTCGCTCGACTCGTCTTCCAAACATGGCAGCAAGGCAAGCAGCAATGCACGTGTGAGAGGGCGTAGATCCATATGCAAAGGGATATAATACTTGTTAAATACGGTCAGCAATGCTGGGCGCACAGAGGTGGCCGCATTTTGGAAAAATGGCAGGAGCCCGGGCGACCACACCGGCAAATCACGCCGCAACCCGTCCACGCCAATAACGCTAAAAATGTACTCGTATACATCCAATGCGCGCGTATGCACACCGGATGGCAACGCAGGGTTCAAGCACTGCGAGAGACGTTTGGCGACAATGAGCTTGTGTGGAATAGCGTTGAATTTCGGCATGGCTTGCAGAGCCTtgagcaagcgcaagaggAACGAGATAAAGTCTGCCCACTCGCTCACACTCTCAAAGCGAGCAAGTGCACGCTCAACACCAGCTTGGTATCGCAGAAACTCTGGGTCGGTTTGCAATGCTGGGGTCAGTGACATGCATACATACCTTTTTCCGACTGCTCCGCCCATCGCTTCTCCTCATACTTGACTTCCGCACTAAGCCATGTATTTGCTGCGTCACTCACATCACTTGCAGTAGTATGTGTGGTCGCCTGGCGCGTAACCAGCGCATCATTCCACGGCGGCATGCCAAAGGATCGGAGCAAATTGCGACGGCCCATGCGCAAGCTTACATAAACAGTTCTCCCGCCCAACGTCGTTTGCTCTTGTCGCCATGTCGCGGTCATTGCGGTCGCGTCCCGTGACGCTCTATGCCCAGGACGGGCAGGCTGTGGGTGCACAAACGCCTGTTCAACCGTCCACACTGGCGTCTCGTATCGCTCGAAGGCACGCGGGCGATGCCGAAGGCGAAGACAAAGTGCGTAATCGTTTGTCGGTGCGCTACGCGTCAAGCCAAGTCGGTGCTGGGTATGGTAGTGGCCTTCCGATGCTTACACCGATGACGGGTGTAACagaagaggaggagcaTGAAGCAAATGGAGTATctagcgctgcgccagcgctaTCCTACTTCGGCAGTCCTACGGTAGCCCATGCCGATGGCGACACTATGCCCATGGCAATAACAACCCCAACACAGGTATCGGCTACGTGGGAGACATTTGGCAAAGGACCAGAACTGGATGCCAACACGTTTGCTAAGGAGGATTTTGATGCGCGCACTTGTATGTCTCCATCCAACTGACCCCAGTCGTATCCACGCAGTTGCAGCAGCAGAGCGAATCTGGCCTACGTGGTGTGAACGAGTCTTTGTCCAGGATTCAGGACGAAACGCAAAAGCAGCTCAAGACGCAAGTATTTAAAAACTATGCCGAATTTATTACTATTAGCAAGGAAATTGCAACACTCGAGAACGATATGCTCGAGTTCAAAGACTTGTTGTCCGAGTGGAAgcagctgccgcagcagctcAAGATTGAAGATCCGCTGCGTGAATTTGGTATTGGATCGCTGAAAGGGAACCGCAGCAGCCTCGTTGATTTGGAGCAAATATACAAGGCGCAGATCGCTGCTTTGTGGGAAAACATTGAAGGCTCCCAAAAATTTGTGCCGTACGCGCCGAACCGGCACTTGATTGCGGAAACAAGCCAGTTTATCGAGCTGAATGCTGCGACGTACAAGCCAAAACAGGCAGTGGCTCTTTTTCTGCTCGATAGTCTGCTCTTGATTGCGGTCCAGCGCAGAAAACATTACGGCAGTCAGGTCCATCTCGTTGCGGAGCGTGCTTTTGGGCTCTCTGAAATTGTTGTCGTGGACTTGAAAGATACCAAGGATTTAAAAAATGCTTTGAAaatcaagcgcggcaaggaagTGTATGTGTACCGCACAGAACAAGTGCAGGAAAAGCGCACGCTCCTGAATGCGTTCCGACGTGTGGGCGAAGATTTGGCGAACAAGATGAAGCTCGAGCGGAAGTCTAGAGACTCGGTGAAGCGCATCGGAGAAGGATCTATTTCCGACGCACTCGGCCTTCCGGAAGACGTCTCGGCAAAGAAAACGGACGCGGATATGCAGACACTTGGCCCGTGGCTTAACACAGTGATTGACGACTTGGCCGTGCACATTGCCCTGCGCGAATGGGAAGCAGCTGTAAGCTTGATCGAGGATGGGAAAAAGCGCCTCGCGAACCGCCCCGTTTCCGAGGGGCCGTTGTACCTCCTGGTCGAAAACTTCAACGTTTGTGCGAACGAATTGGTCGGTGCAATTAGTGCCGAGCTGGGGTCACCATACCAGTGCAAGTCTATCATGGTCCGCGACGCCAACCtcttgctgcgcctcgacaaaggtcgcgaagcgcgcgaccTTCTTCTTTCAGCGCGATCTGAgctcttgcgccgccgcacgcggcAGATCAAGTACGAAGGGGACGTGAGTCTCTATATTTCCGAGCTTGCCATGCTCTATTTTACGCTCATCAAAAACACGGGCGACTGGTATATGACTGCATTTAAAGACTACAAGATGGCGTCTGGGTTTGTTCAGTGGGCGTCTGATCAGGTAAGGTCGTACGGAGAGACCTTCCGAAGGCAGGTCTACGGGGTGGACCAGGACCCTGACGTGGTCAAAGAAGCCAAAGAAATCACCATGAATTGCGCTCAAATTCTAAACGATGTGGGACTGAATTTGGCATTTATGCTAATGGAACTGCTCCAGCCATCGGAGCACCACAACGACTTCCCCATTCTTTCCCTTTCTGTGGCCGAGGCAGAAGCGCAGGCCCATAGAAGACGGCTGGAGCAGCAACTGCAGGCGTCGGAGCAGTAGATTGTGAATATGTATCAAGTACCAGGATCCGCCGTCTCGTGCACCTCCCTCGAAttttggcgccgcgcctttttcaATTCGTCCTCTGTGCGGGCGAGCATTACAGTCGTCTCTTCATAATGCTGCTGCTCATCCTTCGGCGGTCGTTTCGACACAAAGTGAAAAGAAAACATGCTGCTgacgtcgtcgtcgtcgtcgtcgtcgtcggaCAATTTCTGTCGAGTAGACTGCGTTGTACTCACAGGATACGGAAGCGGGACTAACGTTAGCAAAATTGGGACGTACGATTGCGTATAATCTTGAACGAGTCGGCATTGCCTAGATGCTCGTTCTCCAACCGAATAAAGTTCCACTGCCATCGGCGCAGCATTTCCAACAGTGCGGCAATAAACGAGCGGAGCGGAATACTTGCAGGCCCGCCAAACAAGAAGATGACCCAAACAAACCGGATCATGACGTTTGTAATCATAGCAAAGTAGTACACAGGCCATATATCTGCATACGCAAGGTCTGACCGCAAGAGTGGATATTTGGCATTTGGCCGAAGCAAATTCCAGTCCATTGTCAAGTCCCACGATGAAGTAGAAAGGGCATTGATCGTGGCAAAAGTAATCCACAGCGCCTTGTTCTCCACGCCAGTCATGCCATTGTGCCGGTACTTGAAAAAGAAAAACGCATTCAAAATAGAAGAAGCGTACTTGCCAGCGTTTAGCAAATGAATTCGCACAGCGTAGTCACTGTCGCGATAACGCCGGAAACATTGCAGTAAACGCAGAAAGGGTGGGATAGAGCCAAGCACAGGAACCCAGTAGGATTTCGTTGTGGAGCACGTGT contains:
- a CDS encoding uncharacterized protein (COG:K; BUSCO:EOG092605QM; EggNog:ENOG503NUVT), with the translated sequence MPPWNDALVTRQATTHTTASDVSDAANTWLSAEVKYEEKRWAEQSEKALQTDPEFLRYQAGVERALARFESVSEWADFISFLLRLLKALQAMPKFNAIPHKLIVAKRLSQCLNPALPSGVHTRALDVYEYIFSVIGVDGLRRDLPVWSPGLLPFFQNAATSVRPALLTVFNKYYIPLHMDLRPLTRALLLALLPCLEDESSESFDRVESLLHQIANSVGQAFFLQTMWIAQISTPSIRLSALHYLARYMPKLRVLSQEEHEQSLDTDLDDTTQETEDIDFAQGVSLTALNPGLLARAFSHTLGDDSLLVRRNALDFLVQHFPLSSVPFAEEIESADRVLLMDAAIGAVLRRDISLNRRLYAWLLGADEAEDKQQAYFAKHALQLVKTALLRGMHAYDTDPVMLQRPYRIFVSFLDKSALGQPLLRAMALDVFYALLHNNDLRENHDLYPTAQTLFEAVDTYILYQQLFSAMRAELEHRPNAVVEQHGSAVQLLDRMLHTFGLHDEETRTVHLPILYLALAEILRQGLAKKSIMQDKAMDILRLFDVIHSNLDPHAFVQSGANNDAALGAAATAVYEEGHALEAASTLQSRRQCTALVRALMDVGLHNAPAMEQDAISVQCFLLVLRILHSLDAARAEAYVDLANNTLEAESLDDTLDVAGWNKSVFEYLANPPTFEAYALLLGIALHMTNSALIPGKFTFANAADFEAIFHPLLTALQPEHCANHVEAAELYWVLKEQVPSDFATDILCAQLSDPNTRAQTMSVVGTLWQRSNKMTRAKQLARPLFLILDALCSKDRQERNAGFTWLRIYLGSFDTLLVMLMDKVMETKAKRNSTTIAMASQEVVVYRYEAPFDQDLLNYYLAIVSALFAEGKQQIFDATRKIPYEAKGENGKGTFIASSGSFLDVLKDVLFFLLHAAHPKEQVLWYPANAATQCIALDLFHYLILYGQQDPTWLSNIQAKLIDVMLVVMHRQDESAQIAALSTLLEAVQTRCASAQSGGVLDDETSALFAEIVRRGVTSAPSCTTFLVWIDFAHNMLSYTREAVNEFILPLCVALCDLLSHSLTALVKTTLAFSTKASSEVQRIPSTEQEIVHMVRLLEHALHQAMSSRHMVDLERALDTEPAQSLGLLGNISSVFASDSPTPSVSSMQTNTPIHPVLRTTALAIQTLEYAWTSGRGPKPRLHFPDAHAQTTLTLRQLYRLRMASVTEAVVANWWKRSWDAQEPVSSIVMSETIALLECLAESPQVIVSSLCDIITMHVSPSGSDRKRGTGGAVLVSDAVLFRFLEMFLQSRDGETVVHIWPVLALLAKNVMTTNAANKNLMYHTLRIVTSAAVTLSLTRAFEERRTKRDIQDTFVRVCEMVVSLYSRALDVTSSLHRGKDSEACSTHGADDISADPSAVPLSTTVVSFFAATAVPALATLAIDLDKTAALCTSLVYYIVTPSLRARARTLEIPDLVLDLLKSITRVPGTLKTWRSLVVDVFYDAKFFSLAPQEGEQWTAIFTALYTVDRERLEDVISRIANAPSANLFVSRENDLIARITGIRRLSYSIYAGEKNAYLAQLPLMQEKVVDILRSNAPDLVQAEIYLCMRVLLCRFSSQHLVGFWPIILTELLRIFGNARTELLGDNSDALLLLFSVSKLVDYLLTLQTEDFQVHQWLLITDTPDAVNPLPGWMADSLLDCIGKLAAKTRRLSAQHYRTSNTSSLCRPMLQMSRAESIEVLEPFFLNASAVFYDNQYCRTQVDWENIDQGLLRDLFEPIVPKL
- the EXO84 gene encoding exocyst complex component exo84 (EggNog:ENOG503NXG5; COG:U), with amino-acid sequence MSRSLRSRPVTLYAQDGQAVGAQTPVQPSTLASRIARRHAGDAEGEDKVRNRLSVRYASSQVGAGYGSGLPMLTPMTGVTEEEEHEANGVSSAAPALSYFGSPTVAHADGDTMPMAITTPTQVSATWETFGKGPELDANTFAKEDFDARTFVSTQLQQQSESGLRGVNESLSRIQDETQKQLKTQVFKNYAEFITISKEIATLENDMLEFKDLLSEWKQLPQQLKIEDPLREFGIGSLKGNRSSLVDLEQIYKAQIAALWENIEGSQKFVPYAPNRHLIAETSQFIELNAATYKPKQAVALFLLDSLLLIAVQRRKHYGSQVHLVAERAFGLSEIVVVDLKDTKDLKNALKIKRGKEVYVYRTEQVQEKRTLLNAFRRVGEDLANKMKLERKSRDSVKRIGEGSISDALGLPEDVSAKKTDADMQTLGPWLNTVIDDLAVHIALREWEAAVSLIEDGKKRLANRPVSEGPLYLLVENFNVCANELVGAISAELGSPYQCKSIMVRDANLLLRLDKGREARDLLLSARSELLRRRTRQIKYEGDVSLYISELAMLYFTLIKNTGDWYMTAFKDYKMASGFVQWASDQVRSYGETFRRQVYGVDQDPDVVKEAKEITMNCAQILNDVGLNLAFMLMELLQPSEHHNDFPILSLSVAEAEAQAHRRRLEQQLQASEQ